The Fluviicola sp. genome contains a region encoding:
- a CDS encoding PKD domain-containing protein, protein MKTRLPLLRVLNLLFGACLFVPLISNGQYCDSITPTFNVDLSASPYMTWVSPTTDRDGFCCGASAPDKCLEFVITLNPNSAAIVFNIASGAVPPGALFYQIDCGTPTPVGSPICLYGTGPFHLTFCKPGNNTNTFSIETIPNPIFGPNLTLGDGCSDELWVQFYDESTITWNSINPGTPGSENGLLSCTAACDTVVASNNSLAPPVVDYLVCGMAANGCTSAPICDTMTVTFASPLTAAILAPDTILCPNELTVPVTAQASGGTPPYAFTWSNGANTSGTALGVGTHSVSVTDATNCIIRQAFVTVTQLPAPTVDAGPAIDVCLNYIGAITLTATASNTQGVLWSGGTGTFSPSDTSMVVDYYPGAGEFSTGIVQIGIGTVNNTGCPEASDSTQIAFNPVLETVLIETQDVSCFGMANGTAMVTMTGLTGPYSFAFDGGAYTASNSVMNLAPGQHTVNILNSIGCDTLLLFVINEPPLLQVSQVNITNVSCSGGSDGSVTVQGTGGYGTYVNSWNTNPVQTAATATGLSAGNYTVILTDQNGCTSNLTLTVSEPLPLANNFTVIQPSCNGFNDGSVQAVVSGGTAPYSYNWNNGGNGNAINGLLSGNYSVTIADLNGCTLLQNVFVPQPAPLAMTISPDTIICPGSPITLGVQVSGGTGTYSFDWSPQTGSSNQLTVSPVVQTTYTCTITDANGCLIGSSATVSMISLNPADIYATISDSAICVGEEVTISGAYTGSDQTVVLSWTHCSSCPITQTIAPSTATTYTISATNQCNQQISADVTVIVSEPPVVNLNPDLGTYCQGEYFSVSNSGTNDPSWIYTWVFADGTVSHDMTAVHVFNTAGQFDVSLTIVNQFGCQSAAAASGTVTVNPRAVASFTSDRTEVTTIDPVFHFTNTSQNASEYEWHFGDDDMSYVTNPTHSYDTYGEFTVTLNANNEYNCPDQAHLVVTVKPSFELFVPNAFTPDGDEFNNTFMATGYGILETDFSMEIYNRWGELIFESHNMQIGWDGSYGAGTERVQDGTYTWVIRFKDLTNTLHEKNGHLSLLR, encoded by the coding sequence ATGAAGACTAGATTGCCACTCCTTCGTGTGCTGAACCTCCTGTTTGGCGCATGTCTTTTCGTCCCCCTGATTTCCAATGGGCAGTACTGCGATTCTATCACACCGACATTCAATGTGGACCTGTCTGCAAGTCCGTATATGACCTGGGTGAGCCCCACTACCGACAGAGATGGTTTTTGTTGCGGGGCTTCCGCACCGGATAAATGCCTGGAATTTGTCATTACACTGAATCCGAATTCCGCAGCTATTGTATTTAATATTGCTTCGGGAGCGGTGCCTCCGGGGGCGTTGTTCTACCAGATTGATTGCGGAACACCCACGCCGGTTGGTTCACCGATCTGTTTGTATGGTACAGGCCCGTTTCATCTTACATTTTGTAAACCCGGGAACAATACCAATACCTTCTCCATTGAAACCATTCCTAATCCGATATTTGGCCCCAACCTGACGCTGGGAGATGGATGTTCGGATGAATTATGGGTACAATTTTACGATGAAAGCACCATTACATGGAACAGTATCAATCCGGGAACACCGGGCTCAGAAAACGGACTGCTATCCTGCACGGCTGCCTGTGATACGGTAGTTGCATCCAACAATTCATTGGCTCCTCCGGTTGTGGATTACCTGGTTTGCGGAATGGCTGCAAATGGGTGCACAAGCGCACCAATTTGCGATACGATGACGGTTACTTTTGCCTCGCCGCTGACTGCGGCAATCCTAGCCCCTGATACAATTCTTTGTCCGAACGAACTGACTGTTCCGGTGACTGCCCAGGCATCAGGCGGAACACCTCCGTATGCATTTACATGGTCTAACGGGGCAAATACTTCCGGAACGGCTTTAGGAGTCGGAACACATTCCGTAAGCGTTACAGATGCAACAAACTGCATCATCCGGCAGGCTTTTGTTACTGTTACGCAATTGCCTGCTCCAACTGTTGATGCAGGTCCTGCAATAGATGTTTGTTTGAATTACATCGGAGCAATTACATTAACAGCAACTGCTTCCAATACCCAGGGAGTTTTGTGGTCGGGAGGAACCGGGACTTTTTCACCGAGTGATACATCGATGGTTGTGGACTATTATCCCGGTGCAGGTGAGTTCAGTACCGGAATTGTCCAAATCGGAATAGGAACGGTAAATAACACAGGTTGCCCGGAAGCTTCGGACAGTACGCAAATTGCCTTTAATCCGGTTTTGGAGACAGTACTTATCGAAACGCAGGACGTTTCTTGTTTTGGAATGGCTAATGGTACGGCGATGGTAACTATGACAGGATTAACCGGTCCTTATTCTTTCGCCTTTGACGGAGGAGCTTATACCGCTTCCAATTCAGTTATGAATTTGGCACCGGGACAACACACGGTAAATATCTTGAATTCCATCGGTTGTGATACACTGTTGTTATTTGTTATTAATGAACCACCGCTTTTACAAGTGAGCCAGGTCAATATTACGAACGTCTCTTGTTCGGGTGGTTCCGATGGATCGGTCACCGTGCAGGGAACGGGAGGTTACGGCACATATGTTAATAGCTGGAATACGAATCCGGTACAGACTGCCGCAACGGCAACCGGTTTAAGCGCCGGAAATTACACGGTAATACTTACGGATCAGAATGGATGTACAAGCAATTTGACCCTGACAGTCAGCGAACCTTTACCACTGGCAAATAACTTTACCGTTATTCAGCCAAGCTGTAACGGATTCAATGATGGAAGTGTCCAGGCAGTGGTTTCAGGTGGTACGGCTCCATATTCTTATAACTGGAATAACGGCGGGAACGGAAATGCTATTAACGGACTCCTTTCAGGGAACTACTCGGTAACAATCGCGGATTTAAACGGTTGTACTTTACTTCAGAATGTGTTTGTTCCGCAACCAGCACCTCTTGCCATGACCATTTCACCCGATACCATCATTTGTCCCGGAAGCCCGATAACACTTGGCGTTCAGGTAAGCGGTGGTACGGGAACTTACTCCTTCGATTGGTCACCACAAACAGGAAGCTCCAATCAACTAACAGTTTCGCCGGTTGTTCAGACCACTTATACCTGTACTATTACAGATGCGAACGGATGTTTGATCGGATCTTCAGCGACTGTTTCCATGATTTCTTTGAATCCGGCAGATATTTACGCGACTATTTCAGACTCAGCTATCTGTGTGGGAGAAGAAGTAACAATAAGCGGGGCTTATACCGGTTCGGACCAAACCGTTGTACTCTCCTGGACTCATTGTTCTTCCTGTCCGATTACGCAAACCATTGCGCCGTCAACCGCTACTACCTATACCATTTCGGCAACAAATCAATGCAATCAGCAGATTAGTGCTGATGTAACAGTAATCGTATCTGAACCTCCTGTGGTGAATTTAAACCCGGATCTGGGAACTTATTGCCAGGGAGAATATTTTTCTGTGTCAAATTCGGGAACGAATGATCCGTCATGGATTTATACCTGGGTTTTCGCTGATGGAACTGTTTCACATGATATGACTGCGGTTCACGTATTCAATACGGCAGGTCAGTTCGACGTCAGTTTGACAATCGTGAATCAATTCGGCTGTCAAAGTGCTGCAGCTGCAAGCGGCACCGTGACGGTCAATCCACGCGCGGTTGCTTCTTTTACCTCAGACAGAACAGAAGTTACGACCATCGATCCGGTATTTCATTTCACCAATACTTCCCAGAATGCTTCGGAATATGAGTGGCATTTCGGAGATGATGATATGAGTTATGTCACGAATCCGACTCACAGTTACGATACCTATGGAGAATTCACGGTTACATTGAATGCAAATAACGAATACAACTGCCCGGATCAGGCTCACCTGGTTGTGACGGTAAAACCTTCTTTCGAATTGTTTGTGCCGAATGCATTTACTCCGGACGGAGATGAATTCAACAATACGTTTATGGCGACTGGTTATGGAATACTGGAAACCGATTTTTCGATGGAGATTTACAATCGGTGGGGCGAATTGATTTTTGAATCCCATAACATGCAAATTGGTTGGGACGGTTCATACGGCGCAGGTACAGAACGTGTTCAGGACGGAACATACACCTGGGTAATCCGGTTTAAAGATTTGACAAATACCTTGCATGAAAAAAACGGGCATTTGAGTCTGCTGCGTTAA
- the serS gene encoding serine--tRNA ligase → MLEMTKIRAERDEIITALKKRNIDVTETIDAIIAKDQQWRAAKTSMESIASELNKIAKEIGEFFKSGKTAEAEAAKTKTADLKQEEHQLKVQVDALEDEITHLLYQIPNVPNALVVAGKNEEDNETIEVVGEPAVLHNNALPHWELTKKFDLIDFELGVKITGAGFPVYKGKGAKLQRALIQFFLEEAEKAGYEEFIVPHVVNEASAYGTGQLPDKEGQMYHMPVDDLYMIPTAEVPLTNIYRDVVLPDENFSIKLTGYTPCFRREAGSYGAHVRGLNRLHQFDKVEIVRIEHPRNTERALTEMVDHVKGLLEKLGLHYRVLRLCGGDTGFASAMTYDFEVFSAAQEKWLEVSSCSRFDTFQANRLKLRFKGSDKKNYLAHTLNGSALALPRIMASIMENYQTLDGIEIPEVLHKYTGFTRID, encoded by the coding sequence ATGTTAGAAATGACCAAAATCCGCGCTGAACGTGATGAGATCATCACCGCACTCAAGAAGCGCAACATTGATGTGACAGAGACGATTGATGCAATTATTGCAAAAGACCAGCAATGGCGTGCAGCAAAAACATCCATGGAATCGATCGCATCCGAATTGAATAAGATTGCCAAAGAAATCGGGGAATTTTTCAAAAGCGGTAAAACTGCAGAAGCAGAAGCTGCTAAAACAAAAACTGCGGATTTAAAACAGGAAGAGCATCAGTTAAAAGTGCAGGTAGATGCACTTGAAGACGAAATCACGCACTTGCTTTACCAAATTCCGAATGTTCCGAATGCATTGGTTGTTGCCGGGAAAAACGAAGAAGACAACGAAACCATCGAAGTAGTCGGTGAACCGGCTGTTTTGCATAACAATGCGCTTCCACACTGGGAATTGACCAAAAAATTCGACCTGATCGATTTCGAATTGGGAGTAAAGATCACCGGAGCAGGATTCCCGGTTTATAAAGGAAAAGGCGCGAAATTGCAGCGTGCATTGATCCAGTTCTTCCTGGAAGAAGCCGAGAAAGCAGGTTACGAAGAATTTATTGTGCCTCACGTAGTAAACGAAGCGAGCGCTTACGGTACAGGACAACTTCCCGATAAGGAAGGACAAATGTACCACATGCCGGTCGACGATTTATACATGATCCCGACAGCTGAAGTTCCGTTGACGAATATTTACCGCGATGTCGTTCTTCCGGATGAGAACTTCTCGATCAAACTGACCGGTTATACACCGTGTTTCCGTCGGGAGGCAGGGAGCTACGGGGCGCATGTACGCGGATTGAACCGTTTGCACCAATTCGACAAAGTGGAGATCGTGCGTATCGAACATCCGAGAAATACAGAACGTGCTTTGACCGAAATGGTGGATCACGTGAAAGGATTACTGGAAAAGCTGGGATTGCATTACCGCGTGTTGCGTTTATGTGGTGGAGATACCGGTTTCGCTTCAGCTATGACTTACGATTTCGAAGTGTTCTCCGCAGCACAGGAAAAATGGCTGGAAGTGAGCTCTTGTTCCCGCTTTGATACCTTTCAGGCAAACCGTTTGAAGTTGCGTTTCAAAGGAAGTGACAAGAAAAATTACCTGGCACATACCTTAAACGGTTCAGCTTTGGCATTGCCGAGAATCATGGCTTCCATTATGGAAAATTACCAGACACTGGACGGAATTGAAATCCCGGAGGTGTTGCATAAATACACTGGATTTACGAGAATCGATTAA
- the rpmA gene encoding 50S ribosomal protein L27, protein MAHKKGVGSSKNGRESESKRLGVKIFGGQMAIAGNIIVRQRGTAHHPGENVGIGKDHTLYALTDGTVEFRKKRDNRSFVSVVPFETTEA, encoded by the coding sequence ATGGCACACAAAAAAGGAGTCGGTAGTTCTAAAAACGGTCGCGAATCAGAAAGCAAACGTTTAGGAGTGAAAATTTTCGGTGGACAAATGGCAATCGCTGGGAACATTATTGTTCGTCAACGCGGAACTGCACACCATCCGGGAGAAAATGTTGGGATCGGGAAAGATCACACATTGTACGCATTGACTGACGGAACAGTTGAGTTCCGTAAAAAAAGAGATAATCGTTCGTTTGTATCGGTAGTTCCATTTGAAACTACGGAAGCTTAA
- a CDS encoding BatD family protein, whose translation MQEKTGNQWQFLVLLFTFVSQISVAQKPIVALTSDKKEVGANEHVGFTVTSNVEGSMKIDFPVEFEVDLNVMHGMEQKMDPSGKIKTYYYMQQTGAFKKEGTYSFYAYTTYRNKTYRSNKITIKVNEASEEDDKVNSNDPVFGFIQCKKTTVYEGEPILLKAKVFSYINIEYLEGYSDFKADLSMEEHAFPNGRVEVEQTRVNGKDALAFEYGKQLLIPVGTGKCHIKPYEMALRCHGSLFSKTMRFRSSGLTINIKPLPGNAPKDFIGAVGEYRLSQKNPSKEVKEGDVFTLELIISGVGNLHNSNAPKLKLPKGCSIYGDPERVEDIEFTESGAEGTITYRFNIQVLEGHDLAFTAPSVSYFDPEKERYIAIKGNAFNINVIPDKSFNPVVLSDPASGTHTDMVDLKTQKTTTSATNTSTSSKSRLWVGIVAPTSLLGLLFLLLVVRKRKKKEVEKITVSETDDLVRKPVFLDDAKPETPAAAIDYWKDAENHLEDPGVFAILLPKAIIQRIEQCEKCNFQSREKAFDRLLDTKPEIAKGLREIIEICDQYRYGFGAEHLETRELLANAENLLKQLPS comes from the coding sequence GTGCAAGAAAAGACTGGTAATCAATGGCAATTTTTAGTGCTTTTGTTCACATTTGTGAGCCAGATTTCTGTTGCCCAAAAACCGATTGTTGCCCTTACGTCCGATAAGAAGGAAGTCGGGGCGAACGAGCACGTTGGCTTTACCGTTACTTCCAACGTAGAAGGATCCATGAAGATCGATTTCCCGGTGGAGTTCGAAGTAGATTTGAACGTCATGCATGGAATGGAACAGAAAATGGACCCGAGCGGTAAGATCAAAACGTATTATTACATGCAGCAAACGGGAGCTTTCAAAAAAGAAGGAACCTATTCGTTTTACGCCTATACGACTTACCGCAATAAAACCTACAGATCCAACAAGATTACCATTAAAGTCAATGAAGCTTCGGAAGAAGATGATAAGGTCAATTCCAACGATCCTGTTTTTGGTTTCATCCAATGCAAAAAGACGACTGTTTACGAAGGAGAACCGATCTTACTGAAAGCCAAAGTATTCTCTTATATCAATATTGAATACCTGGAAGGATATTCGGACTTCAAAGCAGATCTTTCCATGGAAGAACACGCGTTCCCGAACGGACGTGTGGAAGTGGAACAAACGCGTGTAAACGGAAAAGATGCCCTGGCGTTCGAATACGGAAAGCAGTTATTGATTCCCGTAGGAACAGGAAAATGCCACATCAAACCATACGAAATGGCTTTGCGCTGCCACGGTTCGCTGTTTTCGAAAACCATGCGTTTCCGTTCTTCCGGGCTCACAATCAATATCAAGCCATTGCCGGGGAATGCTCCGAAAGATTTCATCGGTGCAGTAGGTGAATACCGCCTTTCACAGAAAAATCCGTCAAAAGAAGTCAAAGAAGGCGATGTTTTCACATTAGAACTTATTATTTCCGGTGTAGGGAACCTGCACAATTCGAATGCGCCGAAATTAAAACTGCCCAAAGGCTGTTCCATTTACGGAGATCCGGAGCGCGTAGAAGACATTGAATTTACAGAAAGTGGTGCAGAAGGAACAATCACTTATCGGTTTAATATTCAGGTACTCGAAGGCCATGACCTGGCTTTTACAGCACCATCTGTCAGTTATTTCGACCCGGAAAAGGAACGTTATATTGCCATTAAGGGAAATGCGTTCAATATCAACGTCATTCCGGATAAGAGCTTTAACCCGGTTGTTTTATCAGATCCGGCTTCCGGAACGCACACAGACATGGTTGACCTGAAAACTCAGAAAACAACCACTTCAGCAACAAATACGAGTACTTCTTCCAAATCCAGATTGTGGGTAGGAATTGTTGCTCCGACCAGTTTGCTGGGACTTTTATTCCTGCTTTTGGTGGTCAGAAAACGCAAGAAAAAAGAAGTGGAGAAAATAACAGTTTCCGAGACAGACGACCTGGTCAGAAAACCTGTTTTCCTGGATGATGCAAAACCGGAAACTCCGGCTGCAGCTATAGATTACTGGAAAGATGCCGAAAATCACCTGGAAGATCCGGGGGTGTTTGCTATCCTTTTACCGAAAGCGATTATCCAGCGCATCGAGCAATGTGAAAAATGCAATTTCCAGTCGCGTGAGAAAGCTTTTGACCGCTTACTTGATACCAAGCCGGAGATTGCCAAAGGGTTGCGGGAGATCATTGAAATCTGCGATCAATACCGCTATGGATTTGGTGCTGAGCACTTAGAAACAAGAGAGCTACTGGCAAATGCGGAGAACTTGCTGAAGCAATTACCATCCTGA
- a CDS encoding tetratricopeptide repeat protein: MKTAWMILLCVWTFNAYGQEWKETLNQARTLYKKGNYKEALKYYKRAEQIAPNDVDLSQEIGQTAYRANDFGTAAENFERQVNNAETKEKEIRARTSLGESRMKQQDFQSAVDNYKQILRMDPDNEKARQRLVEAKRLLEQQKKQQQNKQDKENNQQNKDKNQNQQNNNQNQQNQQNQQNQQNQQNQQNQQNQQNNSKDKQQNQNQQNQQSQQQKSEQKKLQDKETERKLDEFSKQEMNTKKRLDGSKGTTGGKSARKDW, encoded by the coding sequence ATGAAAACAGCATGGATGATTCTTTTGTGTGTCTGGACTTTCAATGCTTATGGGCAGGAATGGAAAGAAACGCTCAACCAGGCCAGGACTTTATACAAAAAAGGAAACTACAAAGAAGCGTTAAAGTATTATAAAAGAGCCGAACAAATAGCTCCAAATGATGTAGATTTGTCTCAGGAAATAGGTCAGACTGCTTACCGCGCCAATGATTTTGGTACGGCTGCGGAAAACTTTGAACGTCAGGTGAATAATGCTGAAACGAAAGAAAAAGAGATCCGCGCCAGAACAAGTTTGGGAGAATCCCGTATGAAGCAACAGGATTTTCAAAGTGCGGTGGATAATTATAAGCAGATTCTGAGAATGGATCCGGACAACGAAAAAGCAAGACAGCGGTTGGTTGAGGCGAAAAGATTATTGGAACAGCAGAAAAAACAACAACAGAACAAACAAGACAAAGAGAATAACCAACAGAACAAAGACAAGAATCAAAATCAGCAAAATAATAATCAGAATCAACAGAATCAACAGAATCAACAGAATCAACAGAATCAACAGAATCAACAGAATCAACAGAATCAACAGAATAATTCAAAGGATAAACAACAAAACCAAAACCAACAAAATCAGCAGTCTCAGCAACAGAAGAGCGAACAAAAAAAATTACAGGATAAAGAGACTGAGCGAAAACTCGACGAGTTTAGCAAACAGGAAATGAATACGAAGAAACGATTGGATGGTTCAAAAGGTACTACAGGTGGTAAAAGTGCAAGAAAAGACTGGTAA
- a CDS encoding VWA domain-containing protein, with the protein MIKGKSTYNHLVKLLAVSEAIWWSLVLICYVLVPFDSWGVKLLHSEMLGLWLLIPALAALSWIQWRWKARIYEQYSGYGSTRMLWVKFEPVKAFLHYFLLRSTYFFIVLAMAQPVAGSRKVNGSKRVLDLVICLDISNSMNTKDMGGNQSSRLTAAKQAIGELLNQLKGERIAVVIFANDAYTQLPLTMDYGAAKLFVPDIETSMISDQGTNIGRALEVAQDQFKDTESGKAILVITDGEDHEALWKQQLEKLKKKHVELAYLGLGSTKGGLIPNNPYDESEGYKREYGHAVVSKIDKQGLTRMASASGSILVTSDSPFPNIYDIATNYKNAKNKQVMKVEFKVDKNYFYIPATLALLCMICYFFLPIIINPDKS; encoded by the coding sequence ATGATTAAAGGAAAGAGTACATACAATCATTTGGTGAAACTGTTAGCGGTTTCGGAAGCAATCTGGTGGTCGCTGGTGCTGATTTGCTATGTGCTTGTTCCGTTCGACAGCTGGGGAGTAAAACTGCTGCATAGTGAAATGCTCGGTTTGTGGCTGCTTATCCCGGCATTGGCGGCATTATCCTGGATCCAATGGAGGTGGAAAGCACGCATTTATGAACAGTATTCCGGCTACGGTTCTACCCGCATGTTATGGGTGAAATTTGAACCGGTAAAAGCCTTTTTGCATTATTTCCTGCTTCGGAGCACTTATTTCTTCATCGTTCTCGCCATGGCACAGCCTGTTGCAGGTTCCCGCAAGGTTAATGGTTCCAAGCGCGTACTCGACCTGGTAATTTGCCTGGATATTTCGAATTCCATGAATACCAAAGACATGGGAGGGAATCAGTCCAGCCGTTTGACGGCAGCAAAACAGGCCATCGGTGAATTGCTGAACCAACTCAAAGGCGAACGGATTGCCGTAGTGATTTTTGCCAATGATGCTTACACGCAGCTTCCGTTAACAATGGATTATGGAGCGGCAAAACTCTTCGTTCCGGATATTGAAACGTCGATGATCTCAGATCAGGGAACGAACATCGGAAGAGCATTGGAAGTGGCGCAGGACCAGTTTAAGGATACGGAGTCGGGGAAAGCGATCCTGGTGATAACCGACGGAGAAGACCACGAAGCACTGTGGAAGCAGCAGCTGGAGAAACTCAAAAAGAAACACGTGGAATTAGCTTATTTGGGTCTGGGTTCCACCAAGGGAGGATTGATTCCGAATAATCCGTACGATGAATCCGAAGGATACAAGCGCGAATACGGACATGCCGTGGTATCAAAGATTGATAAACAAGGATTGACACGCATGGCAAGTGCATCCGGGAGCATCCTGGTGACATCCGATAGCCCGTTCCCGAACATTTACGATATCGCAACCAATTATAAGAACGCAAAAAATAAGCAGGTTATGAAAGTGGAATTTAAAGTAGATAAAAACTATTTTTACATTCCTGCAACTTTGGCACTTTTATGTATGATCTGCTACTTCTTTTTACCCATCATCATTAATCCCGATAAGTCATGA
- a CDS encoding VWA domain-containing protein, whose translation MSRYFNIFFWEYDFYNPQMLWLLLAIPVLLFFWEYLQKNRVGQLKYANSEQEQLSYSIGWVRYIRWGINTFYALSMACLVLTLAEPYNTSIDPPKIDYKNGIDIILAIDASGSMLAQDFDPNRLEAAKRVAKKFVDSRKGDRVGLVVYEGEAYTACPATLDYKLLKEQIGAIEPGYLEPGTAIGSGLGVAVTRLRSDSLISKVIILLTDGSSNTGPDPMEAAELAKAKKCKVYTIGVGANGMAPTPVQTPFGIIYQNVPVEIDEGILKDISKLTNGKYFRAQDEKSLVKIYAEIDKLEKRKMEDQHLASEPPLTLFPFFIWSILFSVTAWTVQRLKFKLDD comes from the coding sequence ATGAGCCGTTATTTCAACATATTTTTTTGGGAATATGATTTCTACAATCCGCAGATGCTGTGGCTGTTGCTGGCTATCCCGGTACTTTTGTTCTTTTGGGAATACCTGCAAAAAAACCGCGTCGGTCAGCTGAAATATGCGAATTCGGAGCAGGAACAACTTTCCTATTCGATAGGCTGGGTGCGCTACATCCGTTGGGGAATCAATACCTTTTACGCGCTTTCGATGGCTTGTCTGGTGCTCACACTGGCAGAACCCTACAACACGTCCATTGATCCGCCGAAGATCGACTATAAGAACGGGATTGATATCATTTTAGCCATTGATGCCTCCGGGTCAATGCTTGCCCAGGATTTTGATCCGAACCGCCTGGAAGCTGCCAAACGTGTTGCCAAAAAATTTGTGGATTCCCGGAAAGGCGACCGCGTGGGTTTGGTGGTTTACGAAGGAGAAGCTTACACGGCTTGTCCGGCGACCTTGGATTACAAATTATTGAAAGAGCAGATCGGGGCCATCGAACCGGGATACTTAGAGCCCGGAACAGCAATCGGAAGTGGTTTGGGAGTTGCTGTGACCCGTTTGAGAAGTGACAGCCTGATCTCCAAAGTCATAATTCTGCTCACCGACGGAAGCAGCAATACCGGCCCGGACCCGATGGAAGCGGCCGAACTGGCGAAAGCAAAGAAATGTAAAGTATATACCATCGGAGTGGGAGCGAACGGCATGGCACCGACTCCGGTCCAAACACCGTTCGGGATTATTTACCAGAATGTTCCGGTAGAAATTGACGAAGGAATCCTGAAAGATATTTCCAAACTGACCAATGGAAAATACTTCCGGGCGCAAGACGAAAAATCGCTCGTAAAAATTTATGCCGAAATTGATAAACTGGAAAAACGGAAAATGGAAGACCAGCATTTGGCTTCGGAACCGCCACTGACCTTGTTTCCTTTTTTCATTTGGAGTATCTTGTTTTCCGTCACAGCCTGGACAGTCCAACGCCTGAAATTCAAACTGGATGATTAA
- a CDS encoding DUF58 domain-containing protein, whose protein sequence is MDKEALLKRIRTIELQTRGMTEQVFAGQYQSAFKGRGMSFSEVRSYQVGDDVRTIDWNVTARFREPYIKIFEEERELTVLLVIDVSGSMYFGQGKDSKISLAVELAATLAFSAAKKNDKVGAIFISDEVEYYVPPKKGFGHVHFLLRKLINLKPKSGGTSLDTGLRYARNIFKQRGICFVISDFSQSELSKEGFANTARKHDLVALGVSDAGEANLPNVGFVRWLNAETGATNWIDSSSPQVRKDYEKNYRLRKERNQAFFQQLGIDAAFFDVGDHVYLPLLQLFKRRK, encoded by the coding sequence ATGGATAAGGAAGCCTTACTGAAGCGCATTCGTACCATTGAGCTTCAAACTCGCGGTATGACTGAACAAGTATTCGCAGGACAATACCAGTCTGCGTTTAAAGGACGTGGTATGTCTTTTAGTGAAGTAAGGTCTTACCAGGTCGGAGACGACGTGCGTACCATCGATTGGAATGTAACGGCGCGTTTCAGAGAACCTTATATCAAGATTTTCGAAGAGGAACGGGAATTAACTGTTCTGTTGGTGATCGATGTTTCCGGTTCCATGTATTTCGGACAGGGAAAAGATTCCAAAATATCTTTGGCTGTTGAATTGGCTGCAACATTGGCTTTTTCAGCGGCAAAGAAAAACGATAAAGTAGGAGCGATCTTTATTTCGGATGAAGTAGAGTATTACGTTCCACCTAAAAAAGGCTTCGGCCACGTGCACTTTCTGCTGCGCAAACTCATTAACCTGAAACCGAAATCCGGCGGAACGAGCCTGGATACGGGATTAAGATATGCCCGGAATATCTTCAAGCAACGGGGCATTTGCTTTGTGATCAGTGATTTTTCCCAATCCGAATTGAGCAAGGAAGGATTCGCGAATACGGCCCGAAAGCACGACTTGGTGGCTCTTGGCGTCAGTGATGCCGGTGAAGCAAACCTTCCGAATGTGGGATTTGTGCGCTGGCTGAATGCAGAAACCGGTGCTACCAATTGGATCGACAGTTCTTCCCCGCAGGTGAGAAAGGACTACGAAAAAAATTACAGGTTGCGAAAAGAACGAAATCAAGCCTTTTTCCAGCAATTGGGAATCGACGCGGCATTTTTCGATGTCGGAGACCACGTTTATTTGCCTTTACTTCAATTATTCAAACGCCGCAAATGA